The Bacillus sp. NEB1478 genome contains the following window.
TTGGATTGATCTATGTCAAATGCAACTTCTATTTTTGTGTTGTTGTTCTTTGTAAAATTATAATGTAAAAACGCGGTTCCTAAGTTACCTACTCCAATCAAGCCGACAGTTGTTGTTTCATCCTGATTGAGTGTTTTGCTGAAAAAAGATAGCAAGTAATTTACATTGTAGCCATAACCCTTTTTGCCTAACGCACCAAAGTACGAAAAGTCTCTGCGGATCGTAGCTGAATCTACTTTTACTGCTTCACTTAACTCAGCAGAGGACACCCTTTGCTTTCCTGAAGAGGACAAGTTCTTCAAAAACCGGTAATACAATGGCAATCGTTTAGCTGTAGCGTGTGGTATTTTTAATTGATCTTGATTCATATATTGAGCCCTCCATGTGTAGAAAGCTTTGCCAACTCTATTGTATCATATTTTGCCAGGGCTAGAAGAACGTTCAAAATCACCATTCTTACCTCCTGTTTTTGTTAGGAGATATGTAGGGCCAATTACCATCCCTTTATCTGCGGCTTTGCACATATCGTAAATCGTCAATGCTGCTGCAGATGCCGCCGTTAACGCTTCCATCTCCACTCCGGTACTTCCCTTTGTTTTGACTTCTGCTTTTATATTTAGTTTATAGCTGTCATCTGATTCCTCGTCCCAATGAAAGGATAGATCAACCCCCGTTAATGAAAGCGGATGGCACATTGGAATCCAGTCAGACGTTTTTTTCGCAGCCATGATGCCTGCAATTTGGGCAACTGCAAGAACATCCCCTTTTTTAAATCCGTTATCTTTTATTTTAAGGAAGACTTCTTTTGAGACAGTTATCCCGCTTACGGCTGCGG
Protein-coding sequences here:
- a CDS encoding redox-sensing transcriptional repressor Rex — protein: MNQDQLKIPHATAKRLPLYYRFLKNLSSSGKQRVSSAELSEAVKVDSATIRRDFSYFGALGKKGYGYNVNYLLSFFSKTLNQDETTTVGLIGVGNLGTAFLHYNFTKNNNTKIEVAFDIDQSKIGTEIAGVPVYHIDDIEDELQKRGITVAILTVPVGSAQTIADQLERAGVKGILNFTPARLTVASDIRVHHIDLAVELQSLVYFMKNYS
- the moaC gene encoding cyclic pyranopterin monophosphate synthase MoaC → MKELTHFNEEGRARMVDISDKETSHRTAAAVSGITVSKEVFLKIKDNGFKKGDVLAVAQIAGIMAAKKTSDWIPMCHPLSLTGVDLSFHWDEESDDSYKLNIKAEVKTKGSTGVEMEALTAASAAALTIYDMCKAADKGMVIGPTYLLTKTGGKNGDFERSSSPGKI